The Candidatus Nanohalococcus occultus genome contains a region encoding:
- a CDS encoding multiprotein bridging factor aMBF1: MASCELCGEKVSDLTKVKMEGTILKVCDSCTDMGEKVTTRTKKSSKSRKKKKSRIKRTATPADKTLATDYGARVKKAREAKEMTHKELADKLNEKQSRISKIETQNLKPDENLGRKLQKVLDITLYVNSEVSNYNVSNADDRDATLEDVADIKD; this comes from the coding sequence ATGGCTTCATGCGAACTTTGCGGCGAAAAGGTTTCAGACCTTACAAAAGTCAAGATGGAAGGAACAATTCTCAAGGTATGTGACAGTTGTACCGATATGGGAGAGAAAGTCACCACGAGAACCAAGAAAAGCTCGAAGAGCAGGAAAAAGAAAAAATCCCGTATCAAAAGAACTGCTACGCCGGCAGACAAGACCTTGGCAACTGATTACGGCGCACGTGTCAAGAAAGCCCGTGAAGCAAAGGAAATGACCCACAAAGAACTGGCTGACAAGCTGAATGAAAAGCAGTCACGTATCAGCAAGATAGAGACACAGAACCTCAAACCAGATGAGAACCTAGGACGGAAACTCCAGAAAGTTCTCGACATAACACTATACGTCAACTCAGAGGTCTCTAACTACAACGTATCAAACGCTGATGATAGGGACGCAACTTTAGAGGACGTCGCCGACATCAAAGACTAG
- a CDS encoding winged helix-turn-helix domain-containing protein produces the protein MEIDRKTVEALASPTRIEILKAALEGESTTTDISEEIQKTKSTVSSHIEKLTEAQLLEKDAEEGRRRVNYTPTRKARSIIKGRRKKMQFSLLTGFAAIIAGGAAFWNYFEPMSTNSAEATVQSREMTAMAMDTAARGTAETSNTGGVPELELVFLAAGAVFFSVSIISFLYGYVMMRLKAE, from the coding sequence ATGGAGATCGATAGGAAAACCGTTGAGGCTCTTGCCTCCCCGACCCGTATAGAAATCCTGAAGGCTGCGCTGGAAGGCGAATCAACCACCACGGATATCAGCGAAGAGATACAGAAAACCAAGTCAACGGTCTCCTCACATATCGAAAAACTTACCGAAGCACAGTTACTTGAGAAAGACGCCGAGGAAGGACGTCGCCGGGTAAACTACACTCCTACGCGTAAGGCTCGCTCGATCATCAAGGGACGTAGGAAGAAGATGCAGTTTTCACTTCTCACCGGATTCGCAGCTATTATCGCAGGAGGAGCTGCTTTCTGGAACTACTTCGAGCCGATGAGTACGAACTCGGCTGAAGCCACTGTACAGTCCCGGGAGATGACTGCGATGGCAATGGATACAGCTGCCAGAGGCACCGCGGAGACATCGAATACAGGAGGAGTTCCGGAGCTTGAGCTGGTTTTCCTTGCTGCTGGAGCCGTGTTTTTCTCGGTTTCGATAATCAGCTTTCTGTACGGCTATGTTATGATGCGGCTGAAAGCCGAATAA
- a CDS encoding DUF4349 domain-containing protein: MLDKAKSFGKENSTVLLAAAAVLIVAVGGLSTHFMGTNGNMAYQGQQLAAGTPNALTMDARESVTAASTAERKRIETYSLDFEAVNIRSAVDDSIGIAEQFGGYSTGENFYNNENGANSASVTLRVPSENVSEFMDELDAKNWKLESKNRNVNDVTERYTELELELENKRQELEKLEELMEDANRTEDLIKIQERMGELRSRIQYLETQLEDIDRRVDYTRISLQFEEPEPITSEFELRNSFTDAYRAIFTTISWTIVGIGYLLPFAVLYGVYRAFKRVRRE; this comes from the coding sequence ATGTTAGACAAAGCAAAGAGTTTCGGAAAAGAAAACAGCACAGTACTTTTAGCCGCCGCTGCGGTTTTAATCGTAGCAGTAGGCGGATTATCAACACATTTCATGGGAACGAACGGAAACATGGCCTATCAAGGCCAGCAACTCGCAGCAGGCACGCCGAATGCTTTAACCATGGACGCGCGGGAAAGTGTAACCGCAGCCAGCACCGCTGAGAGGAAAAGAATCGAGACCTACAGCCTTGACTTCGAGGCAGTCAACATCAGATCGGCGGTAGATGATTCTATAGGGATCGCCGAACAGTTCGGAGGATACTCGACCGGAGAGAACTTCTACAACAACGAAAACGGAGCGAACTCAGCATCCGTCACACTCCGTGTTCCAAGCGAAAACGTCTCCGAGTTCATGGATGAGCTTGATGCGAAAAACTGGAAGCTTGAATCCAAAAACAGGAACGTCAACGATGTAACAGAACGCTACACCGAACTAGAACTGGAACTAGAAAACAAACGCCAGGAACTTGAAAAACTCGAGGAGTTAATGGAGGATGCGAACCGCACTGAGGACCTGATCAAGATCCAGGAACGTATGGGTGAGCTTAGAAGCAGAATCCAGTACTTGGAGACCCAGCTTGAAGATATTGATCGCCGTGTCGATTATACACGGATTTCGCTTCAGTTCGAGGAGCCTGAACCTATTACCTCTGAGTTCGAGCTTAGAAACTCATTCACAGATGCGTACCGAGCGATCTTCACAACAATCAGCTGGACGATCGTAGGAATCGGCTACCTGCTACCGTTCGCAGTGCTTTACGGCGTTTACAGAGCTTTCAAACGAGTTCGGAGAGAGTAG
- a CDS encoding DUF1931 domain-containing protein yields MVDVLKKSGVRDAADGVNVGSDFYDALDEQVKDMIERAVERAEANGRRTVKARDV; encoded by the coding sequence ATGGTAGACGTACTTAAGAAGTCTGGCGTACGTGATGCAGCAGACGGAGTCAACGTAGGATCTGACTTCTATGATGCTCTAGACGAACAGGTCAAGGATATGATCGAAAGAGCTGTCGAAAGAGCAGAAGCAAACGGACGCAGAACAGTCAAAGCTCGCGACGTTTAA
- a CDS encoding DUF7718 family protein has product MSSWNEKLETSIGKIKDSTKENIIDVTAHIMHNGYPFKDFAVQVEFPHPRKEHERVQLARIDRSHGYLHLDKLYGNNKEKVRLFEAMNAWDAAKYLEGRWKTYYNRWSNREDTESPKIFELR; this is encoded by the coding sequence ATGTCGTCATGGAATGAAAAACTAGAGACGTCAATAGGTAAGATCAAGGACAGTACCAAGGAAAATATAATTGATGTGACTGCCCACATAATGCATAACGGATATCCTTTCAAAGATTTCGCTGTCCAGGTCGAATTTCCACATCCGCGAAAGGAGCATGAAAGAGTACAGCTTGCCAGAATTGACAGATCTCACGGCTATCTTCACCTTGACAAGCTTTACGGCAATAATAAAGAGAAGGTTCGATTATTTGAAGCCATGAATGCTTGGGACGCCGCAAAATATCTGGAAGGTCGATGGAAAACGTACTACAACAGATGGTCTAACAGAGAAGACACTGAATCTCCCAAAATATTCGAATTAAGGTAA